The Porphyrobacter sp. LM 6 sequence AGGCAGATAGGGCCGCGCAGCCGCGCCGAGCAGCCGTTCGTAAAGGAAGCGGAATGCCGAAAAGCTCTCCAGCCGCTCCTGCTCCAGATCGAAGGCAGCACAGCGCACCAGCTTGCCAAGGAAGCGTTCGACCTCGTTGGGGTTGCCCTCCTGCGGCACCAGCGCGCGCAGGGCCTTCAGGTCCTGATAGGCGACATACTGGCGGCGGATCGCGACATTCTCGTCCTCGCTGCGGCCCCAGCGGCGGAAAGCGTCAGTGCGGGCAAGGCCGATATCGAGGCTGCGCTTGATGTAGCGCTGCTCGCACGGGGCAAACCCGGCAAATTCCCGCATCTCGGCAATCGGCATCATCATCGCGCATCTCCTTCGGACAAGGAGAACGTCGCATCACATGGTTAATTTAAGGTTAGATGGTTTTAACCTAGATCAACCCCGCCAGCGGGCTCGAGGGATCGGCATACATCCGCCGCGCCATGCGGCCCGCCAGATAGGCTTCGCGGCCCGCCTCCACGGCGAGCTTCATCGCGCGGGCCATGCGGATCGGATCTTTCGCTTCGGCGATGGCAGTGTTCATCAGGATGCCGTCGCAGCCCAGTTCCATGCCAACCGCCGCATCCGAGGCCGTGCCCACGCCAGCATCGACCAGCACCGGCACCTTCGCGCCCTCGACAATCAGGCGGATCGTCACGCGGTTCTGGATGCCTAGCCCTGAGCCGATCGGCGCACCCAGCGGCATGATCGCCACCGCGCCCGCGTCTTCCAGCTGCTTTGCCGCGATCGGATCGTCGGCACAGTAGACCATCGGGTGAAAGCCCTCCTTGGCCAGCACCTCGGTCGCGCGGATGGTTTCGACCATGTTCGGATAGAGCGTGCGCGCTTCGCCTAGAACCTCCAGCTTGACCAGATCCCAGCCGCCCGCCTCGCGCGCCAGCCGCAGCGTGCGGATCGCGTCCTCGGCGGTGAAGCAGCCTGCGGTGTTGGGGAGATAGGTGATTTTCTTGGGATCGATGAAGTCGGTCAGCATCGGCGCCTTGGGGTCGCTGACATTGACCCGCCGCACCGCAACCGTGACGATCTCCGCCCCGCTCGCCTCGACCGCTGCGGCGTTCTGCTCGAAACTCTTGTACTTGCCGGTACCCACGATCAGGCGCGAGGTGAAAGTGCGGCCGGCAACGGTCCAGGTGTCTCTCACATGATCGCCCCCGCCGACGAAGTGCACGATCTCCAGCGCGTCACCCTCGGCGAGCGGTGCATCCTCCAGGGTCGAGCGGGGGACGATCTCGCCATTGCGTTCGACCGCGACTTTCTCGGGCGTCAGTTCCAGCTCGCGTACCAGATCGGCGATGGTGGCGGCGGCCGAGCGATGCGGCGCGCCATTCAGGGTGATGCTCTTCGTCATGGCGCGAGACATAGGCGCTCGCCCACAGGATGCAACCACGAGTTTGAGGGGGTGCTCAGCGCGCGGCGCGCAGGTTGAGCAGGTGCGCGACAGAGACCAGCGCCACGCCGACAAGCGTGAGCAGGAATTCGTTGGTGCCGTGCGGGATCAGCAGCGCTGCGGCCATCAGTCCCAGGCCCGCAAGCGCGACCAGAAAGGGCAGCATCCGGCGGTGGCGCATCACGCCCCAGCCGATCGCCACAGCCGCCACGGCCAAGGCCAGCGCCAGACCGACGCGGTGGATGTTGTCGTCGAACAGGAAGTGTCCGCCGAAGCCGAGCGCCGAGATCACCACCAGAGTCGCAAGGCAATGCAGCGCGCACAGTCCAGCCAACCCGATTCCGAGATGATCGAGCATCCGACGCAGTGCGGCGCGATTCGCGGAAGGGAGTGCGTCGTGAGCCATGATTGCCCTTCGCCATATGTTATGTTGTTACATTGAGCAAGCGAGACTTGCGCCTCTCGCACCGCGCTTTGCGGCAAACGGGCTTGCGCCGCGCGGCTGCGGGGCACAAAGAGCTGCCATTATGGCCACGTCAGCCTCCGTTTCGAACCTGTTCGCCGGACAACCCGGCACCCGCGCGCGGCCGCTGGCGATTGCCCGCTGGCTCGAAGCTGTTGCCCTTCTGGTGATCATGATCGTCGTGGTCGGCGGGATTACCCGGCTCACGGAAAGCGGCCTGTCGATCACCGAATGGAACGTCGTCAGCGGCATCCTCCCGCCGCTGAGCGAGGCGGCATGGCAGGCCGAATTCGCCAAATATCAGGCCACCGCCGAATACCGGATCGAAAGCGGCCCGGCGGGGATGGATCTGGCCGCGTTCAAGTTCATCTTCTTCTGGGAATGGTTCCACCGCATCCTTGGCCGGCTGATCGGGCTCGCTTTCCTGCTGCCGCTGATCGTGTTTGCGGTGCGCCGGATGATCCCCGCCGGATATGGTCTGCGACTGGCAGCGATGTTCGGGCTGATCTGCGGTCAGGGCGCGCTCGGTTGGTACATGGTATCGTCCGGCGTCGGGAACACCGATCTCACCGATGTAAGCCATTTCCGCCTCTCGGCCCATTTGCTCACTGCGCTGTTTCTGCTGGCAGGCCTGGTTTGGACATCCCGCGATTTGCGGCGGCTCGCGCACGATCCCGCCGCACGGCCTGCCCCGCTCACCGCCGGTGCGGCACTGGTGGGCGGGGTGCTGTTCATCCAGCTCTTGCTGGGCGCATGGGTGGCGGGGCTCAATGCCGGACACGCCGCTTATGACTGGCCGCTGATGAACGGCCAGTTCTTCCCTGAGGTCGACTGGTCGCAAGGCGTGATTTGGGCGCTGACCCATGATCCCTTCCTGATCCAGTTCATGCACCGCTGGTGGGCATGGGTCGCGGTGGCGGCGCTCGTGTGGCTGTCGCGCCGCGTGCGCAAGACCGACCGCTTCGCGAGTGTCGCCGTGCACACCGCCTTCGGCACGATGGTGCTGCTCGGCATCGCCACCGTGATGAGCGAAGTCTCGCTGTGGATCGCCGCCGCGCACCAGCTGGTCGGCGCGCTCACGGTCGCTGCGACAGTCCGCGCGATGCACAGCGACGGCG is a genomic window containing:
- the thiS gene encoding sulfur carrier protein ThiS is translated as MTKSITLNGAPHRSAAATIADLVRELELTPEKVAVERNGEIVPRSTLEDAPLAEGDALEIVHFVGGGDHVRDTWTVAGRTFTSRLIVGTGKYKSFEQNAAAVEASGAEIVTVAVRRVNVSDPKAPMLTDFIDPKKITYLPNTAGCFTAEDAIRTLRLAREAGGWDLVKLEVLGEARTLYPNMVETIRATEVLAKEGFHPMVYCADDPIAAKQLEDAGAVAIMPLGAPIGSGLGIQNRVTIRLIVEGAKVPVLVDAGVGTASDAAVGMELGCDGILMNTAIAEAKDPIRMARAMKLAVEAGREAYLAGRMARRMYADPSSPLAGLI
- a CDS encoding MerC domain-containing protein, whose amino-acid sequence is MAHDALPSANRAALRRMLDHLGIGLAGLCALHCLATLVVISALGFGGHFLFDDNIHRVGLALALAVAAVAIGWGVMRHRRMLPFLVALAGLGLMAAALLIPHGTNEFLLTLVGVALVSVAHLLNLRAAR
- a CDS encoding COX15/CtaA family protein encodes the protein MATSASVSNLFAGQPGTRARPLAIARWLEAVALLVIMIVVVGGITRLTESGLSITEWNVVSGILPPLSEAAWQAEFAKYQATAEYRIESGPAGMDLAAFKFIFFWEWFHRILGRLIGLAFLLPLIVFAVRRMIPAGYGLRLAAMFGLICGQGALGWYMVSSGVGNTDLTDVSHFRLSAHLLTALFLLAGLVWTSRDLRRLAHDPAARPAPLTAGAALVGGVLFIQLLLGAWVAGLNAGHAAYDWPLMNGQFFPEVDWSQGVIWALTHDPFLIQFMHRWWAWVAVAALVWLSRRVRKTDRFASVAVHTAFGTMVLLGIATVMSEVSLWIAAAHQLVGALTVAATVRAMHSDGVARQAPRAEA